In Topomyia yanbarensis strain Yona2022 chromosome 2, ASM3024719v1, whole genome shotgun sequence, one DNA window encodes the following:
- the LOC131678621 gene encoding cytochrome P450 4d1-like — MLLILPLIFAYIGYVLFNYHKTRQKLLKIKSHFGGPESHYFLGSMPMFAGKSIPEIFEIVTALHTVHGEDIAMMAAFNELELDLSSSKNVEKVLLAKSIKKSFAYDFLESWLGTGLLISTGEKWFRRRKIITPTFHFKVLENFLDVFNKEADILVAKLERHAGKGEFDIYDYVTLYALDSICETSMGVQVHAQDDPNNEYAIAVKQMSTFFLRRLFSILRSFPSLFFLYPYAREQKKVIMKLHNFTNSVIDSRRKLLEQENSTTKVTFDLDEENMYSKRKMTFLDLLLNVTVDGKPLSREDIREEVDTFMFEGHDTTTSGISFTLWHLAKYQDVQQKLYDEINRVLGTDKTNAKLTNVEIQELEYLDMVVKESLRLIPPVPVIGRTLLEDLEMNGTIVPAGTSIAIKIYNIHRNPKIWPDPEKFDPERFSKSNESSRGRYDYIPFSAGSRNCIGQRYAMMELKVTLIKLLAKYKVLPGESMHKMRFKADLVIRPDVGIPIKLAVREP; from the exons ATGTTGTTAATTTTACCCCTAATATTTGCTTACATCGGTTATGTTCTGTTTAATTATCATAAAACTAGACAGAAACTGTTGAAAATTAAATCACACTTTGGTGGTCCCGAATCACATTACTTTTTGGGATCGATGCCAATGTTTGCTGGCAAAAGTATTCCAG aaatatttgaaattgtgACTGCACTACATACCGTCCATGGAGAAGACATTGCCATGATGGCGGCCTTCAACGAGCTGGAGTTAGATTTGTCCAGTTCGAAAAATGTGGAGAAGGTTCTGCTGGCCAAGTCcatcaaaaaatcatttgccTATGACTTCCTGGAGTCATGGCTAGGAACTGGTTTGCTGATTTCAACTGGTGAAAAGTGGTTCCGAAGACGGAAAATCATCACTCCGACTTTCCATTTCAAAGTGCTGGAAAACTTTCTGGACGTGTTCAACAAAGAGGCGGACATTCTGGTGGCAAAACTTGAACGGCACGCGGGAAAGGGAGAGTTTGATATTTATGATTATGTAACGCTCTACGCCTTGGACAGTATTTGCG AAACATCTATGGGCGTTCAGGTCCATGCTCAGGATGACCCAAATAACGAATACGCGATAGCAGTAAAACAGATGAGCACCTTTTTTCTACGACGGTTGTTCAGCATTTTGCGCTCATTTCCTTCGCTATTTTTCCTGTACCCATATGCTAGGGAGCAAAAGAAAGTCATTATGAAGTTGCACAATTTTACAAACTCAGTAATTGACTCGCGAAGAAAATTATTGGAACAGGAAAATTCTACCACCAAGGTGACCTTTGATCTTGACGAAGAAAACATGTATTCGAAGCGAAAAATGACCTTCCTCGATCTACTGTTGAATGTTACGGTCGATGGAAAACCTCTCAGTAGAGAAGATATTCGCGAGGAAGTCGATACGTTCATGTTTGAAGGACACGATACTACCACCTCGGGTATTTCGTTCACACTTTGGCACCTGGCCAAGTATCAAGACGTCCAACAGAAACTTTATGACGAAATTAACCGAGTTTTAGGCACGGATAAAACAAATGCTAAACTTACCAATGTGGAAATTCAAGAGCTTGAATATCTGGACATGGTCGTTAAGGAATCGCTACGATTGATTCCTCCTGTACCGGTTATAGGACGAACGTTACTGGAAGATCTGGAAATGA ATGGAACAATTGTTCCGGCTGGAACGTCTATTGCCATCAAGATCTACAACATACACAGAAATCCAAAAATCTGGCCCGATCCGGAAAAATTTGACCCGGAGAGATTTTCAAAGTCCAACGAAAGTAGCCGTGGTCGGTACGATTACATCCCATTCAGCGCCGGATCTCGGAATTGCATCGGTCAACGGTACGCAATGATGGAGCTGAAGGTGACACTTATCAAACTGTTGGCGAAGTACAAAGTTTTACCTGGGGAGTCGATGCACAAGATGAGATTCAAAGCAGATTTGGTTATTCGTCCTGACGTTGGCATTCCCATCAAGCTAGCTGTACGTGAGCCTTAG